The Sulfitobacter donghicola DSW-25 = KCTC 12864 = JCM 14565 genome has a segment encoding these proteins:
- the rpiB gene encoding ribose 5-phosphate isomerase B: protein MTPKTRIVISSDHADIPLRQAIAAHVAERGYEAVDIGPATAESTDYPKHGEAAARQVASGDCALGIIVCGTGQGIMMAANKVEGIRCGVCSDTFSARMIRQHNDANMISIGARVIGAGLAIDIIDAFLDAEFEGGRHAKRVDMIKAIEG, encoded by the coding sequence ATGACCCCCAAAACCCGCATCGTCATTTCAAGCGATCACGCCGATATCCCTCTGCGTCAGGCCATTGCCGCACATGTTGCGGAACGCGGCTATGAGGCCGTTGATATCGGCCCTGCCACGGCAGAAAGCACCGATTACCCCAAACACGGCGAAGCCGCCGCGCGGCAGGTTGCGTCAGGCGATTGCGCGCTGGGGATCATCGTCTGCGGCACCGGTCAAGGCATCATGATGGCCGCCAATAAGGTAGAGGGCATCCGCTGCGGCGTGTGCTCTGACACGTTTTCGGCGCGAATGATCCGCCAGCACAACGACGCCAACATGATTTCAATCGGGGCGCGGGTGATTGGCGCGGGTCTGGCGATTGATATCATTGATGCCTTTCTGGATGCGGAATTCGAAGGTGGGCGCCACGCAAAACGTGTCGACATGATCAAAGCGATCGAGGGCTAG
- a CDS encoding Hsp20 family protein has protein sequence MTKLTLASYPHMLGFEQLERVLERSAKSGNEGYPPFNIEQTSERSYRITLAVAGFAEDELSITVEDRQLVIRGRQKDDSEGRVFLHRGIAGRQFQRSFVLADGVEVGEALMENGLLHVDLTQAKPETVVQTINIRKG, from the coding sequence ATGACGAAACTAACGCTGGCTTCCTATCCCCACATGCTGGGATTCGAACAGTTGGAAAGGGTGCTGGAACGCAGCGCTAAATCCGGCAACGAGGGCTATCCGCCTTTCAATATTGAACAAACCTCCGAGCGAAGCTATCGCATCACGCTGGCTGTTGCAGGTTTTGCAGAGGATGAACTGTCGATCACCGTCGAGGACCGCCAATTGGTTATCCGTGGTCGGCAAAAAGACGACAGCGAAGGCCGCGTGTTCTTGCATCGTGGAATCGCTGGGCGCCAGTTTCAGCGCAGTTTTGTGCTGGCCGATGGTGTCGAAGTGGGCGAGGCGCTTATGGAAAACGGTCTGCTGCACGTGGACCTGACCCAAGCCAAACCTGAAACCGTTGTGCAAACAATCAATATCCGAAAGGGGTAG
- a CDS encoding Lrp/AsnC family transcriptional regulator: MAGSRLDPIDRKILAELQADGRMTNVELAKRVGISAPPCLRRVRTLEEQGFIRGYHADVDARELGFEVQVFAMVGLNSQAEADLSAFEDRCREWPLVRECHMLNGEVDFMLKCVAPDLSSFQSFLTEDLLKADNVASVKTSLVIRNAKDDPGVPFDVLEERLSIEA, translated from the coding sequence ATGGCCGGTTCACGACTTGATCCGATTGATCGGAAAATTTTGGCTGAATTGCAGGCAGACGGCCGTATGACGAACGTCGAGCTGGCCAAAAGGGTTGGTATTTCCGCGCCACCTTGTTTGCGCCGTGTGCGCACCTTGGAAGAGCAAGGTTTTATCCGTGGCTATCACGCCGATGTCGATGCCCGTGAATTGGGTTTCGAGGTGCAGGTTTTCGCGATGGTCGGGTTGAATAGCCAAGCCGAAGCAGACCTATCCGCCTTTGAGGATCGCTGCCGTGAATGGCCGCTTGTGCGCGAATGTCACATGCTGAACGGTGAGGTGGATTTCATGCTAAAATGCGTGGCGCCTGATCTTTCCAGCTTTCAAAGCTTTTTGACCGAAGATCTACTGAAGGCTGATAATGTAGCCAGCGTGAAAACCTCGCTGGTCATCCGGAACGCCAAGGATGACCCCGGCGTTCCGTTCGACGTTTTGGAGGAACGTTTGAGCATAGAGGCCTGA
- the trxB gene encoding thioredoxin-disulfide reductase gives MADTRKTKLLIIGSGPTGYTAGVYASRALLEPILVQGIEPGGQLTTTTEVENWPGDSEVQGPDLMVRMEAHAKAMGTEIIGDIIVDLDLSKRPFIAKGDSGTTYEADAVILATGARAKWIGLETEEKFKGFGVSACATCDGFFYRGQEIVVIGGGNTAVEEALFLTNFASKVTLVHRRDELRAEKILINRLEKNPKIEPLWFHELEEVYGTDSPLGVEGIKVKHTKTGEITDIPCKGVFVAIGHAPANELVKDTLETHMGGYVVTKPDSTETSIPGVFAAGDLTDHKFRQAVTSAGMGCMAALEAERFLAEVDDE, from the coding sequence ATGGCCGACACACGTAAGACAAAGCTATTGATCATCGGCTCAGGCCCAACAGGCTATACCGCTGGCGTCTATGCCAGCCGCGCCCTGCTAGAGCCGATCCTTGTTCAAGGGATTGAGCCTGGCGGCCAGCTAACCACCACAACCGAGGTCGAAAACTGGCCTGGTGACTCTGAGGTTCAAGGCCCCGACCTGATGGTCCGCATGGAAGCACATGCAAAGGCGATGGGCACAGAAATCATCGGTGACATCATCGTTGACCTTGACCTTAGCAAGCGTCCGTTCATCGCAAAAGGCGACAGCGGCACCACCTATGAAGCGGATGCCGTGATCCTTGCAACGGGCGCACGGGCCAAATGGATCGGCCTAGAGACCGAAGAAAAATTCAAAGGCTTTGGTGTTTCCGCCTGCGCAACCTGCGATGGCTTTTTCTATCGCGGCCAAGAGATTGTAGTGATCGGTGGCGGCAACACCGCCGTTGAAGAGGCTCTGTTCCTGACCAACTTTGCCTCAAAGGTAACGTTGGTTCACCGCCGCGATGAACTGCGCGCAGAGAAAATCCTGATCAACCGCCTAGAGAAGAACCCCAAGATCGAGCCGCTGTGGTTCCATGAGCTGGAAGAAGTTTACGGCACCGACAGCCCCTTGGGCGTTGAGGGCATTAAGGTAAAGCACACAAAGACGGGTGAAATCACCGACATCCCCTGCAAAGGCGTTTTTGTTGCCATCGGCCACGCCCCTGCCAATGAATTGGTGAAAGATACGCTAGAAACCCATATGGGCGGCTATGTTGTTACCAAACCAGACAGCACCGAAACCTCGATCCCTGGGGTATTCGCAGCAGGTGACCTGACGGATCACAAATTCCGCCAAGCGGTGACAAGCGCTGGCATGGGCTGTATGGCGGCGCTAGAGGCTGAACGCTTTTTGGCCGAAGTCGACGACGAATAA
- a CDS encoding YeeE/YedE thiosulfate transporter family protein: MPLNWKTGGVLLGFVFFLAVLLVKPIGVSTQFVILDGIVADAVNPNFITQTDEGYTSTNAYMAKSNGKYAKSAANPINYSFVFVIAMVIGAAVSAMARGGITASDRAVPAIWRANFGDSSTKRYIAVFISGFIVLYGARLAGGCTSGHMMSGMMQTSLSGYIFAAGAFAAAVPTALIMFKKEA; the protein is encoded by the coding sequence ATGCCACTAAACTGGAAAACTGGCGGGGTCTTGTTAGGCTTTGTTTTCTTTCTGGCTGTTTTGCTGGTCAAACCTATTGGCGTAAGCACCCAGTTTGTCATTCTTGACGGTATCGTCGCAGATGCCGTCAATCCTAATTTTATCACCCAAACCGATGAAGGCTATACATCTACAAACGCCTATATGGCCAAGTCCAACGGTAAATACGCCAAGAGCGCGGCGAACCCGATCAATTATAGTTTTGTCTTTGTCATCGCTATGGTTATTGGCGCGGCAGTTTCTGCAATGGCACGCGGCGGCATCACTGCCTCTGATCGTGCGGTCCCAGCGATTTGGCGCGCCAACTTTGGCGATTCATCAACCAAACGCTACATCGCCGTATTTATCTCTGGCTTTATCGTACTTTACGGTGCGCGTCTGGCTGGTGGCTGTACGTCTGGCCATATGATGTCGGGCATGATGCAAACATCCCTGTCCGGCTACATCTTTGCCGCTGGCGCGTTTGCTGCTGCCGTTCCGACCGCCCTGATCATGTTTAAAAAGGAGGCCTAA
- a CDS encoding DUF1150 family protein — MENTEMTGPQDRTVYVKTIAVTDLPREVRDQAEGLDQLYAVHDAKGQQLALVGDRKLAFDLAREHNYAPVLVH, encoded by the coding sequence ATGGAAAATACCGAAATGACAGGACCGCAGGACCGGACCGTATACGTCAAAACGATTGCCGTAACCGATCTGCCCCGCGAAGTGCGCGATCAGGCCGAAGGGCTGGACCAATTATATGCGGTTCATGATGCCAAGGGGCAGCAGCTTGCCCTTGTGGGGGATCGCAAGCTGGCCTTTGATTTGGCGCGCGAACATAATTACGCGCCTGTTTTGGTGCATTAG
- a CDS encoding YeeE/YedE thiosulfate transporter family protein yields the protein MSSIILALVIGGIFGATLDRIGATSPDWIGKMLALKHLHLMKTILLAIGVGSTLMFVGQMLGLVDVAHMSVKSAYVGVFIGGIMLGIGWAASGYCPGTGVCAAASGRKDALFFIAGGLLGAAAYMATYPAWEASGLLNSIAGGKVTLGAVPGSKFSGVSTLPGDILGVILGLILIGVAFVLPDRLVGGPTAAEVPAE from the coding sequence ATGTCATCCATTATTCTTGCTCTCGTAATCGGCGGCATCTTTGGTGCCACTTTGGATCGCATTGGCGCCACCAGCCCTGACTGGATCGGCAAAATGCTGGCCCTCAAGCATCTACACCTCATGAAGACAATCTTGCTGGCGATTGGTGTTGGGTCGACATTGATGTTTGTGGGCCAGATGCTTGGCTTGGTCGATGTTGCCCATATGAGCGTTAAATCCGCATATGTCGGCGTCTTTATCGGCGGGATCATGTTGGGTATTGGCTGGGCTGCTTCCGGCTACTGCCCCGGCACAGGGGTTTGCGCAGCGGCTTCTGGTCGCAAAGACGCATTGTTCTTTATTGCTGGGGGCCTTTTGGGTGCAGCGGCCTATATGGCAACTTACCCCGCATGGGAGGCCAGCGGCCTGTTGAACAGCATCGCTGGTGGCAAGGTTACCCTTGGCGCGGTTCCGGGATCAAAGTTCTCAGGGGTGTCTACTCTGCCAGGTGATATCCTTGGTGTTATTCTGGGCCTGATCCTGATCGGTGTCGCGTTTGTTTTGCCTGATCGCCTTGTCGGGGGGCCAACAGCTGCCGAAGTGCCTGCAGAATAA
- a CDS encoding Hint domain-containing protein, translating into MSAQMTTRTYEIAALREDDSLFIGQGTAPAISLFEDAFSAFTHGSLIQTTMGPVAVEDLQPGDMVETATGEAAELIWVGTSTFSPADTGKRTPLVRIMPDALGQSRPERALTVGPGARILHTPANLRGLADGRQLLTPASKFVDGVNVIEVTPPTPTRLFHICLSRHAVITVDGIEMETFHPGAAGPREVSHSLRDRFISLFPRIGHLSDFGPLAHPRAPEVDTH; encoded by the coding sequence ATGAGCGCCCAAATGACCACGCGCACTTATGAAATCGCCGCCCTGCGCGAAGACGATTCTCTTTTCATTGGTCAGGGTACTGCTCCGGCAATTTCTCTTTTCGAAGACGCATTCTCAGCCTTTACGCATGGGAGCCTTATTCAGACCACGATGGGCCCTGTCGCAGTAGAAGACCTGCAACCGGGTGATATGGTTGAAACCGCCACGGGTGAAGCCGCCGAACTGATCTGGGTGGGCACATCGACATTCTCTCCTGCGGATACCGGCAAGCGCACGCCGCTGGTGCGCATCATGCCAGATGCTTTGGGCCAGTCACGCCCCGAGCGCGCTTTGACCGTTGGACCGGGCGCACGTATTTTGCACACGCCAGCAAACCTGCGCGGTTTGGCTGATGGCCGACAGCTGCTTACCCCAGCGTCCAAATTTGTAGACGGTGTAAACGTGATCGAAGTGACGCCGCCAACACCGACACGCCTGTTCCATATTTGCCTGTCACGCCATGCGGTTATCACGGTGGATGGCATTGAGATGGAAACATTCCACCCTGGCGCTGCTGGGCCACGCGAGGTGAGCCATTCGCTGCGCGATCGCTTTATCTCGCTCTTCCCGCGCATTGGGCATCTGTCAGATTTTGGTCCGCTGGCACACCCGCGCGCACCCGAAGTGGACACGCACTAA
- a CDS encoding iron-containing alcohol dehydrogenase, which yields MKPFNFNTSASIRFGAGLLAQIGDMTKAEIGSRVLLVTDPGMMATGIVEKALAALQEAGVAVTLYQDVKADPPEEVINHCAQLAIQSKVQGVIGLGGGSSLDVAKLVALLGMGRESLKDVYGVGNAKGPRLPLILVPTTSGTGSEVTPISIVTTGESEKMGVVSPVLLPDIALLDPELTLGLPPHITAATGIDAMVHAIEAYASASPNNNPISRKLSTEALQLMGASLETAVHSGDNIQARSDMLLGSMLAGQAFANSPVAAVHALAYPIGGHFHVPHGLSNALVLPYVLRFNAEVAPEPYAEIAGFAFPELAKITDVKERAMAFCDAMAALSQRCGLQQSLREMDIPKDVLPKLASDAMNQTRLLVNNPRELSEADVLGIYTAAW from the coding sequence ATGAAGCCATTTAATTTCAACACATCTGCCAGCATTAGATTTGGCGCTGGGCTTTTGGCTCAGATCGGGGATATGACCAAAGCCGAAATTGGCTCGCGGGTGTTGCTTGTCACGGATCCGGGGATGATGGCCACTGGGATCGTTGAAAAGGCCTTGGCTGCTTTGCAGGAGGCGGGGGTCGCGGTCACGCTCTATCAGGATGTTAAGGCTGATCCGCCCGAAGAGGTGATAAACCACTGTGCGCAATTGGCGATCCAGTCAAAGGTGCAAGGGGTCATCGGATTGGGCGGCGGGTCTTCGTTAGATGTGGCAAAGCTGGTGGCGTTGCTGGGGATGGGGCGCGAAAGCCTCAAAGATGTCTACGGTGTCGGCAATGCCAAGGGGCCGCGGTTGCCTCTGATTTTGGTGCCCACGACATCGGGCACAGGCTCTGAAGTGACGCCAATTTCTATCGTGACAACGGGTGAGAGCGAAAAAATGGGCGTTGTCTCACCGGTTCTTTTGCCTGACATCGCGCTGCTTGACCCAGAGCTGACATTGGGCTTGCCACCCCATATCACGGCGGCAACTGGGATTGATGCGATGGTCCACGCGATCGAGGCCTATGCCTCGGCCAGCCCAAACAACAATCCGATTTCCCGCAAGCTATCGACCGAAGCCTTGCAACTGATGGGGGCATCGTTGGAAACAGCAGTGCATTCGGGCGATAATATACAGGCGCGCTCGGACATGTTGCTGGGATCAATGCTGGCAGGGCAGGCGTTTGCCAACTCACCTGTGGCGGCGGTTCATGCGCTGGCCTATCCGATTGGCGGGCATTTCCATGTGCCACACGGGTTATCGAATGCGCTGGTCCTCCCCTATGTGCTGCGCTTCAACGCAGAAGTTGCCCCAGAGCCATATGCCGAAATTGCAGGTTTCGCCTTTCCGGAATTGGCAAAAATTACAGATGTGAAAGAGCGGGCAATGGCCTTTTGTGATGCAATGGCCGCGCTGTCCCAGCGCTGCGGTCTGCAACAAAGCCTGCGAGAGATGGATATCCCAAAAGACGTCCTGCCCAAGCTTGCAAGCGATGCGATGAACCAGACACGCCTGCTGGTGAATAACCCACGCGAACTTTCAGAGGCTGACGTGTTGGGGATCTACACCGCAGCTTGGTAG
- a CDS encoding bifunctional sulfate adenylyltransferase/adenylylsulfate kinase, with product MFRLLRQLDNAPSASQRATAAAIGVSLGRFNALLRQATDAGLVSISDHNGPDKRARYAYAITPRGEAEKNRIANQFLSRKFAEYEALHAELTGTASDHSPLKIRTKLMQNNLAPIPELYVSYDSAEKLKLEAADLVSHDLTPRQICDLELLMNGGFNPLKGFLTEEDYDGVVENMRLADGSLWPMPITLDVSEDFAASLEAGQDIALRDQEGVILATMTVTDNWVPNKAREAEKVFGADDDAHPAVNYLHNQAGKVYLGGPVTGIQQPVHYDFKSRRDTPNEMRAHFRKMGWRKVVAFQTRNPLHRAHQELTFRAAREAQANLLIHPVVGLTKPGDVDHFTRVRCYEAVLDQYPQATTAMSLLNLAMRMAGPREAVWHGLIRKNHGCTHFIVGRDHAGPGSNSQGEDFYGPYDAQELFRANQEEMGIEMVDFKHMVWVAERAQYEAMDEIKDKDDVTILNISGTELRRRLAEGLEIPEWFSFPEVVKELRRTKPPRAKQGFTVFFTGFSGSGKSTIANALMVKLMEQGGRPVTLLDGDIVRKNLSSELGFSKEHRDLNIRRIGYVASEITKNGGIAICAPIAPYATTRRAVREDIEAFGAFVEVHVATSIEECERRDRKGLYKLAREGKIKEFTGISDPYDVPVSPELSVETENVDVDNCAHQVLLKLESMGLIKG from the coding sequence ATGTTCCGCCTGCTGCGGCAGCTGGACAACGCGCCTTCCGCGTCCCAGCGCGCGACTGCGGCGGCTATTGGCGTATCTTTGGGACGGTTTAACGCGCTTTTGCGCCAAGCAACCGACGCAGGGCTTGTCAGTATCAGTGACCATAACGGGCCAGACAAACGCGCCCGTTATGCCTATGCGATTACCCCGCGTGGCGAGGCCGAAAAGAACCGCATCGCCAACCAATTTTTATCCCGAAAATTTGCTGAATATGAAGCGTTGCACGCTGAACTGACAGGCACAGCTTCGGACCATTCTCCTTTAAAAATCAGGACTAAACTCATGCAAAACAACCTTGCCCCCATTCCAGAGCTGTATGTGTCGTATGACAGCGCGGAAAAGCTGAAACTTGAAGCCGCTGATCTGGTTAGCCACGATCTGACACCCCGTCAGATCTGCGATCTGGAACTGCTGATGAACGGCGGGTTCAACCCGCTGAAAGGCTTCCTGACCGAAGAAGACTATGACGGTGTTGTTGAAAACATGCGCCTTGCCGACGGCAGCCTGTGGCCAATGCCAATCACGCTGGATGTGTCCGAAGACTTTGCCGCCTCACTGGAAGCAGGCCAAGACATCGCGTTGCGCGACCAAGAAGGCGTTATTCTGGCGACCATGACTGTCACCGACAACTGGGTCCCAAACAAAGCGCGCGAAGCGGAAAAAGTATTCGGCGCCGATGATGACGCGCACCCAGCGGTAAACTACCTGCACAACCAAGCGGGCAAAGTATACCTTGGCGGCCCTGTCACAGGCATCCAGCAGCCCGTTCACTATGACTTCAAATCGCGCCGCGACACACCTAACGAAATGCGTGCGCATTTCCGCAAAATGGGCTGGCGCAAAGTGGTTGCATTCCAAACCCGCAACCCGCTGCACCGCGCCCACCAAGAGCTGACATTCCGCGCGGCACGTGAAGCCCAAGCGAACCTGTTGATCCACCCTGTTGTTGGCCTGACAAAGCCCGGCGATGTGGACCACTTTACCCGCGTGCGCTGCTATGAGGCAGTTCTGGACCAGTACCCACAAGCAACAACAGCCATGTCTTTGCTGAACCTTGCCATGCGTATGGCTGGCCCACGTGAGGCCGTTTGGCACGGTCTGATCCGTAAAAACCACGGCTGCACGCACTTCATCGTTGGCCGCGACCACGCGGGCCCTGGCTCGAACTCGCAGGGCGAAGATTTCTACGGCCCCTATGACGCACAAGAGCTCTTCCGCGCCAATCAGGAAGAAATGGGCATCGAAATGGTCGATTTCAAACACATGGTTTGGGTAGCAGAGCGCGCCCAGTACGAAGCCATGGACGAAATCAAAGACAAAGACGATGTGACCATCCTGAACATCTCGGGCACGGAACTGCGCCGCCGCTTGGCTGAAGGTCTGGAAATCCCTGAGTGGTTCTCCTTCCCTGAAGTTGTAAAAGAGCTGCGCCGCACCAAGCCACCGCGCGCGAAACAGGGTTTCACCGTATTCTTCACAGGCTTCTCCGGTTCCGGTAAATCCACCATCGCCAACGCGTTGATGGTCAAGCTGATGGAACAAGGCGGCCGCCCTGTGACATTGTTGGACGGTGACATCGTGCGCAAAAACCTGTCTTCCGAGCTGGGCTTTAGCAAAGAGCACCGCGATCTGAACATCCGCCGCATCGGCTATGTTGCGTCCGAGATCACCAAAAACGGCGGCATCGCCATCTGTGCGCCTATCGCGCCTTATGCCACCACGCGCCGCGCGGTACGTGAAGACATCGAAGCCTTTGGTGCCTTTGTTGAAGTGCATGTTGCGACCTCGATCGAGGAATGTGAACGCCGCGACCGCAAAGGCCTGTACAAACTGGCGCGCGAAGGCAAGATCAAGGAATTCACAGGGATCTCAGACCCTTACGATGTTCCAGTCAGCCCCGAGCTGAGCGTTGAGACAGAAAATGTTGACGTAGACAACTGCGCACACCAAGTTCTGCTCAAGCTGGAAAGCATGGGCCTGATCAAAGGCTAA
- a CDS encoding YdcH family protein: protein MNAPTDLSMKTDEVLRVELEVFRREHSDLNDAIDALNERGTSDQLTMRRLKKRKLMLKDRIAQIEDRLTPDIIA, encoded by the coding sequence ATGAATGCACCTACCGATCTCTCTATGAAAACCGATGAGGTCTTGCGCGTCGAATTGGAAGTCTTTCGCCGCGAGCACAGCGACCTGAATGATGCCATTGATGCCCTAAATGAACGCGGCACATCCGATCAGTTGACCATGCGGCGATTAAAAAAGCGCAAATTGATGCTGAAAGACCGGATCGCCCAGATCGAAGACCGTTTAACCCCCGACATTATCGCCTAG
- the purE gene encoding 5-(carboxyamino)imidazole ribonucleotide mutase, whose product MSTPPVGIIMGSQSDWSTMREAATLLDELGIAYETRIVSAHRTPDRLWEYGKTAVDRGLQVIIAGAGGAAHLPGMMASKTRVPVVGVPVQTRALSGVDSLYSILQMPRGFPVATMAIGSAGAANAALMAAGILALKDDAIAARLDAWRDALSASIPEVPTDD is encoded by the coding sequence ATGAGCACTCCCCCCGTTGGTATTATTATGGGTTCCCAGTCTGACTGGTCCACCATGCGCGAAGCCGCAACATTGCTGGATGAGCTGGGCATCGCATACGAGACGCGCATCGTCTCGGCCCACCGCACGCCTGATCGTTTGTGGGAATACGGCAAAACGGCTGTTGATCGCGGGCTACAGGTGATCATTGCTGGCGCTGGGGGTGCGGCCCACCTGCCCGGTATGATGGCGTCAAAGACGCGTGTGCCTGTTGTGGGCGTGCCTGTGCAAACCCGCGCTTTGTCGGGTGTTGATAGCCTGTATTCCATTCTTCAAATGCCACGCGGATTTCCCGTTGCCACCATGGCGATCGGGTCAGCTGGTGCTGCAAATGCTGCCTTGATGGCCGCTGGCATCCTTGCGTTGAAAGACGATGCAATCGCCGCACGCCTTGATGCGTGGCGTGACGCCCTTTCCGCCTCTATTCCGGAAGTTCCTACCGATGACTAA